A single Thermaerobacter sp. FW80 DNA region contains:
- a CDS encoding sigma-E factor regulatory protein RseB domain-containing protein has protein sequence MGIAAAALVAGIALATVLAPWPGTAGLGGWLRAQLGLGPAAETDVVHAMERAIAQLQSYHGVLEKRATNADGETWLVRRIEVWVDGDRYATRDDTGVVTVHDGRRKWQVRPADRVVAVLPPLPDVRPFDLEDEARAALRYPHRVVGREQVAGREAIRLRIEPPGGLPYDLWVDAETHLPLRLRTAMQNGIQTETTFVRFEANAPVDPSRFRFEVPAGYRVEEENPGQFVDTPAEAAVIAGFAPLLPDEAPRRILAARDRVVLDYGETVIVEEPAQGPFEPQPNAALGSAGQDGVLEVFGERLRWRQQGLEITVEGPQRVELARALAPDLRLPDPGGQPSGSGSASGNFDPQVEVSVDMEVERNSQQQVDGGHFPWMLDPVQVAGAFLLGQFGEQMGDPAALVDEHIRVVHNDGRRAIVEVEVGPVARVYLERLVRPDESGIWTVVGYDPRGS, from the coding sequence GTGGGGATCGCCGCGGCGGCCCTGGTGGCCGGGATCGCGCTGGCGACGGTGCTGGCCCCCTGGCCCGGGACCGCCGGTCTCGGCGGGTGGCTCCGGGCGCAGCTGGGGCTCGGACCGGCGGCGGAGACCGACGTGGTCCATGCCATGGAGCGGGCCATCGCGCAGCTCCAAAGCTACCACGGGGTCCTGGAGAAGCGCGCGACCAACGCCGACGGGGAGACGTGGCTGGTGCGGCGGATCGAGGTGTGGGTCGACGGCGACCGCTACGCGACCCGCGACGACACCGGCGTGGTCACGGTCCACGACGGCCGGCGCAAGTGGCAGGTTCGTCCCGCCGATCGGGTGGTGGCGGTGCTGCCCCCGCTGCCCGACGTGCGGCCCTTCGACCTGGAGGACGAGGCCCGCGCCGCCCTGCGCTACCCCCACCGGGTGGTGGGCCGCGAGCAGGTCGCGGGACGCGAGGCGATCCGGCTGCGCATCGAGCCGCCGGGCGGGCTTCCCTACGACCTTTGGGTCGACGCCGAGACCCACCTGCCCCTGCGCCTGCGGACGGCGATGCAGAACGGGATCCAGACCGAGACCACCTTCGTCCGGTTCGAGGCCAACGCGCCCGTCGACCCGTCCCGGTTCCGTTTCGAGGTGCCGGCGGGTTACCGGGTCGAGGAGGAGAACCCGGGGCAGTTCGTGGACACGCCCGCTGAAGCCGCGGTCATCGCCGGCTTTGCGCCGCTGCTGCCGGACGAGGCGCCCCGTCGGATCCTGGCGGCTCGGGACCGGGTGGTCCTGGACTACGGTGAGACGGTGATCGTGGAAGAACCGGCCCAGGGCCCGTTCGAGCCCCAGCCGAACGCCGCCCTCGGCTCCGCCGGCCAGGACGGCGTGCTCGAGGTGTTCGGCGAGCGGTTGCGCTGGCGCCAGCAGGGGCTCGAGATCACCGTCGAGGGGCCGCAGCGGGTGGAACTGGCCCGCGCCCTGGCGCCGGACCTGCGGCTGCCCGATCCCGGCGGGCAGCCGTCCGGCAGTGGGTCCGCCAGTGGCAACTTCGATCCACAGGTCGAGGTCTCCGTCGACATGGAGGTCGAGCGCAACTCCCAGCAACAGGTCGACGGCGGCCATTTTCCGTGGATGCTGGATCCCGTGCAGGTGGCGGGGGCCTTCCTGCTGGGCCAGTTCGGCGAGCAGATGGGCGATCCCGCGGCCCTGGTGGATGAGCACATCCGCGTCGTGCACAACGACGGCCGGCGGGCCATCGTCGAGGTCGAGGTGGGTCCGGTGGCGCGGGTGTACCTGGAGCGGCTGGTCCGCCCGGACGAGTCGGGGATCTGGACGGTGGTGGGTTACGATCCGCGGGGATCGTGA
- a CDS encoding M48 family metallopeptidase has translation MNQNSQWIRLEEAVPIDVFKAEVLAWARRIGVAPREIHVRPMKKKWASCSSKGRLTFNSDLLKESAAFRREVIVHELLHLKVPNHGPLFRALLRAYLHDPTSLHLGRHRSIIPS, from the coding sequence GTGAATCAAAACAGCCAGTGGATCAGATTAGAAGAAGCGGTGCCTATTGATGTATTTAAGGCCGAGGTGCTTGCTTGGGCCCGTCGGATCGGGGTGGCGCCGCGAGAGATCCACGTGCGCCCTATGAAGAAGAAGTGGGCTAGTTGTTCCTCCAAAGGCAGGCTGACCTTCAACTCAGATCTTCTTAAGGAAAGTGCGGCGTTCAGGCGAGAAGTCATCGTGCATGAGCTCCTCCATCTCAAGGTGCCAAATCATGGGCCGCTGTTTCGAGCTTTATTGCGAGCTTATTTGCACGATCCGACGTCATTGCATCTTGGTCGGCATCGCTCGATAATTCCTTCTTGA
- a CDS encoding GNAT family N-acetyltransferase, whose translation MDAIQVRRAMLADAAGIARVQVATWRTTYRGLIPDAYLDAMEEEPRAKMWEEVIARDRGDGASSFVMVAVTAGTEPGHRPVSGPSSAATGEERGRAIVGFAAAGPERSGDPEFRGELGAIYVLKEYQGRGVGRRLVAAAVRELLGRGHASMLVWVLAQNPYRRFYESLGGVLVRSRTIEIGGVALEEWGYGWPDLEGLLRRLEGEGQGA comes from the coding sequence ATGGACGCCATCCAGGTTCGCCGGGCGATGCTGGCCGACGCGGCCGGCATCGCCCGGGTGCAGGTGGCCACCTGGCGGACCACCTACCGGGGCCTGATCCCGGATGCGTACCTCGACGCCATGGAGGAAGAGCCACGGGCCAAGATGTGGGAGGAGGTCATCGCCCGGGACCGCGGCGATGGCGCCTCATCCTTCGTCATGGTCGCCGTAACGGCTGGCACGGAGCCTGGCCATCGTCCGGTGTCTGGTCCGTCGTCGGCCGCTACCGGCGAAGAACGCGGCCGAGCCATCGTAGGCTTTGCCGCCGCCGGGCCGGAGCGATCGGGCGACCCGGAGTTCCGGGGTGAGCTGGGTGCCATCTACGTGCTGAAGGAGTACCAGGGGCGGGGCGTGGGCCGGCGGCTGGTGGCGGCGGCGGTCCGGGAGCTGCTGGGCCGCGGGCACGCGTCGATGCTCGTGTGGGTGCTGGCGCAGAACCCCTACCGCCGTTTCTACGAGTCCCTGGGCGGAGTCCTCGTCCGCAGCCGGACCATCGAGATCGGGGGGGTGGCGCTGGAGGAATGGGGGTATGGATGGCCGGACCTCGAGGGGTTGCTGCGGCGCCTCGAGGGGGAGGGACAGGGCGCATAA
- a CDS encoding TetR/AcrR family transcriptional regulator: MADDGTPSSGTPAGDHRAGPDGFGSRGRRGTAAPSAQGGAGGASPRGAGPRRTADASPRERILDAAVAEFADRGYLRASLSRIARRAGVAKSLVLYYFGSKDDLYRAAVDRALQPIEAALEEAAPDLPRDLFERLRRLGAIKLQVYRDRPDAYRLIVRSMVDPAVSAEFRQQLAEAAARSQDLLYRDVDTGRLRPGVTVQEAVELLMLLGDGLMPRIFAAIRQRPDLGYADLDRWVAKWERYLELVRDGLYQP; the protein is encoded by the coding sequence ATGGCCGACGACGGGACACCCAGCAGCGGCACCCCCGCGGGCGACCACCGCGCGGGGCCCGATGGTTTCGGAAGCAGGGGCCGCCGGGGTACGGCGGCCCCATCGGCCCAAGGGGGCGCGGGGGGCGCCAGCCCGAGGGGCGCTGGCCCGAGGAGGACGGCCGATGCCAGCCCCCGCGAGCGCATCCTCGACGCGGCGGTGGCCGAGTTCGCGGACCGGGGCTACCTGCGCGCCTCCCTCAGCCGCATCGCCCGTCGCGCCGGCGTGGCCAAGAGCCTGGTACTCTATTACTTCGGCAGCAAGGACGACCTCTACCGGGCGGCCGTGGACCGGGCACTCCAGCCCATCGAAGCCGCCCTCGAGGAGGCGGCGCCCGACCTTCCCCGGGATCTGTTCGAGCGGCTCCGCCGGCTGGGCGCGATCAAGCTCCAGGTGTACCGGGACCGCCCGGACGCCTACCGGCTGATCGTAAGATCGATGGTCGACCCCGCCGTGTCCGCCGAGTTCCGCCAGCAGCTGGCCGAGGCGGCGGCCCGTAGTCAGGACCTGCTCTACCGCGACGTCGACACGGGACGCCTGCGGCCGGGGGTGACGGTGCAAGAGGCGGTCGAGCTGCTCATGCTGCTCGGCGACGGCCTCATGCCGCGCATCTTCGCCGCCATCCGCCAGCGTCCCGACCTCGGCTACGCGGATCTGGACCGATGGGTCGCGAAGTGGGAACGCTATCTCGAGCTGGTCCGCGACGGTCTCTACCAGCCCTAG
- a CDS encoding ABC transporter ATP-binding protein: MPAAIEIRGLTKYYGRTRGVEDLDLEVEEGEIFGFTGPNGAGKTTTIRTLLGLVRPTSGSVSVFGRPVPRGGGPWLAEVGYLPSEVAYYPDMTGQELLDYAAGFYRGVDRRWVAQLVERLQLDLSRPVRTYSLGNRKKLGIVQALVHRPRLLILDEPSSGLDPLIRAELFAILREVNAAGTTIFFSTHVLDEVDRLCHRVAMIRAGRLLQVAPVDDLPGRHMKIVTLRLAGGAPLPEALLARLGDPRPEPVPGKPGTYRLVVRAPVQELVAALAPVPLEDLTIGDPGIEDVFLTLYRVPDAVEGRP, translated from the coding sequence ATGCCCGCCGCCATCGAGATCCGCGGGCTGACCAAGTACTACGGCAGGACGCGCGGCGTCGAGGACCTCGACCTGGAGGTGGAAGAGGGCGAGATCTTCGGCTTCACCGGCCCCAACGGCGCCGGCAAGACCACCACCATCCGCACGCTGCTCGGGCTGGTTCGTCCGACGTCGGGCAGCGTGAGCGTGTTCGGGCGGCCGGTCCCTCGCGGGGGCGGCCCCTGGTTGGCCGAGGTGGGCTACCTGCCCAGCGAGGTCGCCTACTACCCGGACATGACGGGCCAGGAGCTGCTGGACTACGCCGCCGGCTTCTACCGGGGCGTCGACCGGCGGTGGGTGGCCCAGCTGGTGGAGCGCCTCCAGCTGGATCTCTCCCGCCCCGTCCGCACCTACTCCCTGGGCAACCGCAAGAAGCTGGGCATCGTGCAGGCCCTCGTGCACCGGCCGCGGCTGCTCATCCTGGACGAACCCTCCAGTGGTCTGGACCCGCTGATCCGAGCGGAGCTGTTCGCGATCCTGCGCGAGGTGAACGCCGCCGGGACCACGATCTTCTTCTCCACCCACGTCCTCGACGAGGTCGACCGGCTCTGCCACAGGGTGGCGATGATCCGCGCGGGGCGGCTCCTGCAAGTGGCGCCCGTCGACGATCTGCCCGGCCGGCACATGAAGATCGTGACCCTGCGCCTGGCAGGGGGTGCGCCGCTGCCGGAGGCGCTACTGGCCCGCTTGGGCGACCCGCGGCCCGAGCCGGTGCCCGGCAAGCCCGGCACGTACCGCCTGGTGGTGCGGGCGCCGGTGCAGGAGCTGGTGGCTGCCCTGGCCCCCGTGCCGCTCGAGGACCTGACCATCGGCGATCCCGGCATCGAGGACGTGTTCCTCACCCTGTATCGGGTTCCGGACGCCGTGGAGGGCCGTCCGTGA
- a CDS encoding SIMPL domain-containing protein produces the protein MSPDAEPCQPTLFATGYGTVSVTPDVAVLRFYVYRTHPTNHMAAYRAAVDAAQQVVAALKDEGLDDDSLRTVDIETDTRYRTDRQGRRHLIEHEVRYVLEVRVRDFELAGRLLGRALAVGASEASLWGFEVSDVRELELRAVEQAVLHARERAEAAVRAAGVRLGPPLRMNLRLSGRGGRYGYRDSFVVYSAGPGEEPSAPISPGQREIGAEVEVNFALEMNG, from the coding sequence GTGTCGCCCGATGCCGAACCGTGCCAACCTACCCTCTTCGCCACCGGCTACGGAACGGTCTCGGTCACGCCCGACGTGGCGGTGCTTCGGTTCTACGTCTACAGGACGCACCCCACGAACCACATGGCCGCGTATCGGGCGGCTGTGGACGCCGCGCAGCAGGTCGTCGCCGCCCTTAAGGATGAGGGGCTCGACGACGATTCCCTGCGGACCGTGGACATCGAAACCGATACACGCTACCGCACCGACCGCCAGGGGCGCCGGCACCTGATCGAACACGAGGTCCGGTATGTCCTCGAAGTCCGGGTGCGGGACTTCGAGCTGGCAGGCAGGCTCCTCGGCCGTGCCCTGGCGGTGGGGGCCAGCGAGGCAAGCTTGTGGGGGTTTGAGGTCTCCGACGTGCGGGAACTGGAACTGCGGGCCGTCGAACAGGCCGTCCTGCACGCGCGGGAGCGGGCGGAGGCGGCCGTCCGGGCGGCGGGGGTCCGGCTCGGCCCGCCCCTCCGGATGAATCTGCGCCTTAGCGGCCGCGGTGGCCGCTACGGATACCGCGATTCTTTCGTGGTGTACTCGGCAGGACCCGGAGAGGAACCCTCCGCTCCCATCAGCCCCGGCCAACGGGAGATCGGCGCCGAGGTGGAGGTGAACTTTGCCCTCGAGATGAACGGGTGA
- a CDS encoding ABC transporter permease subunit, whose amino-acid sequence MNGRDGLRPIVHMTRMELRLARRALLIWTAVLVGVVALYLGLFESIQDPAMVEALKAMPESLLKAFSFTPAMIADVNSYYGVYIMGYLVLLATIYGLMQAGGSVAREPDLGAVEFLYTRPVTRRQVAVAKIAAFVVGAVILWVAIFAVSTLVGWAVAGDAYDLGRQRWTHLAGLAATLAGGGVGFLLAPFFPRAQTAISAGVGVGLASFVLHALSQVADRLHPIGYLSLQRYAALDRAAAGDPDAAGLLVLVAVFLAGTLAGTMILERKDFA is encoded by the coding sequence ATGAACGGTCGCGATGGACTCCGCCCGATCGTCCACATGACGCGCATGGAGCTGCGGCTGGCGCGCCGCGCGCTGCTGATCTGGACCGCCGTGCTGGTCGGCGTGGTCGCCCTCTACCTGGGTCTGTTCGAGTCCATCCAGGACCCGGCGATGGTGGAAGCGCTCAAGGCCATGCCCGAGAGCCTGCTGAAGGCGTTCAGCTTCACCCCGGCGATGATCGCCGACGTCAACAGCTACTACGGCGTGTACATCATGGGCTACCTGGTGCTGCTGGCCACCATCTACGGCCTGATGCAGGCGGGCGGCAGCGTCGCCCGGGAACCCGACCTGGGGGCGGTGGAGTTCCTCTACACGCGTCCCGTGACCCGCCGCCAGGTGGCGGTCGCCAAGATCGCCGCCTTCGTCGTGGGCGCGGTGATCCTGTGGGTGGCGATCTTTGCCGTCAGCACGCTGGTGGGCTGGGCGGTGGCGGGCGACGCCTACGACCTCGGACGCCAGCGGTGGACGCACCTGGCGGGACTGGCCGCCACGCTGGCCGGCGGCGGCGTCGGATTCCTCCTGGCGCCCTTCTTCCCCCGGGCCCAGACGGCCATCTCCGCCGGCGTCGGCGTCGGACTGGCCTCCTTCGTCCTCCACGCCCTGAGCCAGGTGGCGGACCGGCTGCACCCCATCGGGTACCTCAGCCTGCAGCGCTACGCCGCCCTCGACCGCGCGGCGGCGGGCGACCCCGACGCGGCGGGCCTGCTCGTCCTGGTGGCGGTCTTCCTGGCGGGCACGCTGGCCGGTACGATGATCCTCGAGCGGAAGGACTTCGCGTGA
- a CDS encoding MFS transporter, whose amino-acid sequence MLLPMFGLFREASFRWLWIGRAASLLGMRLADLALPWLLLQATSSVWVTGAALACDRLAALVLSIPVGAWVDRGSKWKAALLAEALRFGATSAVAGLALVGPVRAWEIALVLASLGAADVLHAAAFRPLVVHTVGRERLAAAFNLNEGADAVATLLGPLLAGAIIGRYGAGWALAADALTDLLAVASLLAARVAASGRQHREESPCSQPEAAALRDAPKRAGFSAWDGFQYLWREALACRLALAGCLLSTTSVAVGLWVVVLARDELHWDAERAGWIFSAMGAANVVAVLLLGSIGDRVAWSRLFTGAVALAAAGTLVLADARSVLAVLMGALLLDGALSAAFVLQSSRLTAVTPPDRMARVTVAAGLADDGVRALGRVLAGSAAEVGVRWALLGWGLMLAAASLWIHRWGRFSRWPWAGPSCLGPDRRRSTA is encoded by the coding sequence ATGCTGCTGCCGATGTTTGGACTTTTCCGTGAGGCATCTTTTCGATGGCTGTGGATCGGGCGCGCTGCCTCCCTTCTCGGAATGCGGTTGGCGGACCTGGCCCTGCCGTGGTTGCTGCTGCAGGCGACAAGTTCGGTGTGGGTCACCGGCGCGGCCCTGGCGTGCGACCGGCTGGCGGCGCTCGTCCTGTCCATTCCCGTCGGGGCCTGGGTGGACCGTGGTTCCAAGTGGAAGGCAGCTCTCCTGGCGGAAGCGCTACGGTTTGGTGCCACGAGTGCCGTGGCCGGTTTGGCCCTGGTGGGTCCTGTGCGGGCGTGGGAGATCGCTCTGGTTCTGGCGTCGCTGGGTGCGGCTGACGTGCTTCACGCCGCCGCGTTCCGCCCGCTGGTCGTCCACACCGTGGGGCGGGAGCGGCTGGCGGCCGCGTTCAACCTCAACGAAGGAGCCGATGCCGTCGCCACACTGCTTGGGCCGCTGCTCGCAGGGGCGATCATCGGCCGGTACGGGGCGGGATGGGCGCTGGCTGCCGATGCGCTGACGGATCTTCTTGCGGTGGCCAGCCTGCTGGCGGCCCGGGTCGCGGCATCCGGACGGCAGCATCGCGAGGAAAGCCCATGCAGCCAGCCGGAAGCGGCGGCATTGCGGGACGCCCCCAAACGGGCGGGATTCAGTGCTTGGGACGGGTTCCAGTACCTCTGGCGCGAAGCCCTTGCCTGCCGCTTGGCGCTGGCCGGATGCCTCCTCTCGACCACCAGCGTGGCCGTCGGTCTCTGGGTCGTCGTGCTGGCACGGGATGAACTGCATTGGGATGCGGAACGGGCGGGTTGGATCTTCTCCGCCATGGGAGCGGCCAATGTGGTCGCGGTACTGCTGCTAGGCTCCATAGGGGATCGGGTGGCCTGGTCCCGGCTCTTCACAGGGGCGGTCGCCCTCGCCGCTGCGGGGACCCTGGTGCTCGCAGACGCACGGAGCGTCCTGGCGGTTTTGATGGGGGCCCTTCTCCTTGACGGTGCGCTGTCCGCTGCCTTCGTGCTGCAGAGCAGCCGGTTGACGGCGGTCACCCCGCCGGACCGGATGGCGCGTGTCACCGTGGCAGCCGGTCTCGCGGACGACGGGGTGCGGGCCCTGGGGCGCGTCCTGGCCGGCAGCGCGGCGGAGGTCGGTGTCCGGTGGGCGTTGCTGGGTTGGGGCTTGATGCTGGCGGCCGCGTCCCTGTGGATTCATCGGTGGGGGCGTTTCAGCCGCTGGCCATGGGCGGGACCGTCATGTCTAGGACCAGATCGGCGCAGGTCCACTGCCTAG
- a CDS encoding HepT-like ribonuclease domain-containing protein → MVRKLRVTGEFVRVDEQLGRLPGVFARFDGLVAAFLHGSYGTPHQTPLSDVDLSVVYRPERLPDLRELVNLQGAVEDALGLEDVSVTILNGTPLPFQFRVLASGRLLYVADPVALADFRERVCKLYGDFEPDYRCLALDYNRALQEAHAPLKEAYAPLQEACAPMDEVPPSHSSGGSQDPGRAKGEGPDPGGPTPTDEPGRPTAGPRRDGPEGVPETRPAMNGEPPTTTLGVIDREKVRDKLDFIRRNLVHLAALAGRGPGALRDDKIAEAATVHMLQTSIEAMIDVANHVVGRLGLGVPKAYREAFDLLVEAGILPAEHRATFHRMVCFRNRAVHLYDTISPEEVHGILAHHLGDFDLFIGAVVRQFF, encoded by the coding sequence GTGGTCCGTAAGCTGCGGGTGACCGGCGAGTTCGTCCGCGTCGACGAGCAGCTTGGCCGCCTTCCGGGCGTCTTCGCCCGGTTCGACGGCCTGGTAGCCGCGTTCCTCCACGGCAGTTACGGCACCCCGCACCAGACGCCCCTGAGCGACGTGGACCTCTCCGTGGTCTACCGGCCGGAGCGGCTTCCGGACCTTCGGGAACTCGTGAACCTCCAGGGTGCCGTGGAAGACGCCCTGGGCCTCGAAGACGTGTCCGTCACGATCCTCAACGGGACACCGTTGCCCTTTCAGTTCCGCGTGCTGGCCAGCGGCCGGCTGCTCTACGTCGCCGATCCCGTAGCCTTGGCGGACTTCCGGGAACGCGTCTGCAAGCTCTACGGGGATTTCGAGCCCGACTACCGGTGCCTGGCGTTGGACTACAACCGGGCGCTGCAGGAAGCCCATGCCCCGCTGAAGGAGGCGTACGCCCCGCTCCAGGAGGCCTGCGCTCCGATGGACGAGGTGCCGCCTTCCCATTCTTCTGGCGGGTCCCAGGATCCGGGCAGGGCCAAGGGAGAAGGTCCGGATCCCGGCGGCCCCACCCCCACGGACGAACCCGGCCGGCCGACGGCAGGCCCGCGCCGGGACGGCCCCGAGGGCGTGCCGGAAACGCGGCCGGCAATGAACGGCGAGCCCCCGACCACGACGTTGGGCGTCATCGACCGGGAGAAGGTACGGGACAAGCTCGACTTCATTCGCAGGAACCTGGTGCACCTCGCGGCCCTCGCCGGGCGCGGGCCCGGGGCCTTGCGCGATGACAAGATCGCCGAGGCCGCGACCGTCCACATGCTACAGACCTCCATCGAGGCGATGATCGACGTGGCCAACCACGTGGTGGGCCGGCTGGGGCTGGGGGTTCCCAAGGCGTACCGCGAAGCCTTCGACCTGCTGGTGGAAGCCGGGATCCTCCCCGCGGAGCACCGGGCCACCTTCCACCGGATGGTCTGCTTCCGCAATCGCGCCGTGCATCTTTACGACACCATCTCGCCCGAAGAGGTTCATGGGATCCTGGCCCATCACCTGGGGGACTTCGACCTGTTCATCGGGGCTGTCGTGCGCCAGTTCTTCTAA
- a CDS encoding RNA polymerase sigma factor produces the protein MAEGANAGSPSPAGEDAVRRWYDATWPWLYRFVYARVQNREEAEDVTQETVLRVLRGGRAAGPGGSGAHGDTDTAFGAPAPGSGAQGATPAEATRSGFPPPDALVRTIALNLIRDRWRRQRRDGAAVPLEEALLQGRVPSRGGATADVDTAAVVDRLWLEERLRRLPPAYREVLHWRIVVGLSRAETARQMRRSEAAVRGLQFRALKALRDLLREVDR, from the coding sequence ATGGCCGAAGGAGCGAACGCCGGGTCGCCGTCCCCCGCCGGCGAGGACGCGGTCCGGCGGTGGTACGACGCGACGTGGCCCTGGCTCTACCGGTTCGTCTATGCCCGGGTCCAGAACCGCGAGGAGGCCGAGGACGTGACCCAGGAGACCGTGCTGCGCGTGTTGCGGGGCGGCCGGGCCGCGGGCCCCGGCGGCTCCGGTGCCCACGGTGATACCGATACCGCGTTCGGTGCCCCCGCGCCCGGTTCCGGCGCTCAGGGAGCCACGCCGGCGGAGGCGACGCGGAGCGGGTTCCCGCCGCCCGACGCCCTGGTCCGCACCATCGCCCTCAATCTGATCCGCGACCGTTGGCGGCGGCAGCGGCGGGACGGGGCGGCCGTACCCCTCGAGGAGGCCCTGCTGCAAGGCCGGGTCCCAAGCCGCGGCGGCGCGACCGCGGACGTGGACACGGCCGCCGTGGTCGACCGCCTCTGGCTGGAGGAGCGGCTGCGGCGGCTGCCGCCCGCATATCGCGAGGTGCTGCACTGGCGCATCGTCGTGGGGCTGTCGAGGGCCGAGACCGCCCGCCAGATGCGGCGCAGCGAGGCCGCCGTCCGCGGTCTGCAGTTCCGGGCTCTCAAGGCGTTGCGGGACCTTTTGCGGGAGGTGGACCGCTGA
- a CDS encoding peroxiredoxin, translated as MLGPGDPAPDFTAVDDEGRPVRLSDFGGRPVVLYFYPKDHTPGCTAEACHFRDRHAELEALGAVVLGVSPDPPQTHRRFRQRHHLPFRLIADPDRRVVAAYGVRRDLPVIGRFVPLVDRVTFVIGPDGRILGVLRGIPPNRHAEKALELLRGELEVPPQRG; from the coding sequence ATGCTCGGTCCCGGTGACCCTGCCCCCGACTTCACCGCCGTCGACGATGAGGGCCGCCCGGTTCGCCTCTCGGACTTCGGCGGAAGGCCGGTCGTCTTGTACTTCTATCCCAAGGACCACACCCCCGGTTGCACGGCGGAAGCCTGCCACTTCCGGGACCGCCACGCCGAACTGGAAGCGCTGGGGGCCGTGGTGCTGGGCGTCAGCCCGGACCCGCCCCAGACCCACCGGCGCTTCCGGCAGCGGCACCACCTGCCGTTCCGCCTCATCGCGGATCCCGACCGCCGGGTGGTCGCCGCGTACGGTGTCCGGCGGGATTTGCCCGTCATCGGCCGGTTCGTCCCCCTGGTGGACCGGGTGACCTTCGTGATCGGGCCCGACGGGCGGATCCTTGGGGTACTGCGGGGCATTCCGCCCAACCGTCATGCGGAGAAGGCGCTGGAGCTGCTAAGAGGGGAGCTGGAGGTCCCGCCGCAACGGGGATGA